The Synergistota bacterium genome has a window encoding:
- the prmC gene encoding peptide chain release factor N(5)-glutamine methyltransferase produces MTVSEALRWACERLERAGVPNFKRESELLIASFLGSDLSEILLKLDKEVPDERGFKKWVARRSCREPLQYIVERAEFYGFSFKIEKGIFIPRPETELLVEEALRFVKGGMVLDLGTGCGNIILSLLATTPFRETRGIGVDLSKKALRIASVNAELLNLKERVLFIESDWGKGLREWFTFDVIVSNPPYIPQVDLGALDPEVILYEPLEALLGGEDGLLFYRKTLEVARDLLKEGGKMILEIDGKMMVDFFLGASDFKLLSVRKDYSGRERIIVLQKR; encoded by the coding sequence ATGACGGTTTCAGAAGCCCTAAGGTGGGCGTGTGAAAGACTTGAAAGGGCGGGCGTTCCAAACTTTAAGAGGGAAAGTGAGCTTTTAATCGCTTCCTTCTTAGGAAGCGATTTATCGGAAATACTGCTAAAACTGGACAAGGAAGTGCCTGATGAGCGTGGTTTTAAAAAGTGGGTTGCACGGCGCTCATGTAGAGAACCTCTACAGTATATAGTCGAGCGTGCGGAGTTTTATGGTTTCTCGTTTAAAATAGAGAAAGGGATTTTTATTCCCCGTCCTGAAACGGAACTTTTGGTTGAAGAAGCACTGAGATTTGTAAAGGGAGGAATGGTTCTTGATTTAGGAACTGGTTGCGGAAACATTATATTATCCTTGCTTGCAACCACCCCTTTTAGGGAAACGCGGGGAATAGGAGTTGATCTCTCTAAAAAAGCCCTTCGAATTGCTTCCGTGAATGCTGAGCTACTCAATTTAAAAGAACGAGTTCTCTTTATTGAAAGCGACTGGGGTAAAGGTCTTAGAGAGTGGTTTACCTTTGATGTTATCGTTTCCAACCCCCCCTATATTCCTCAAGTGGATCTTGGAGCCCTTGATCCAGAGGTAATTCTCTATGAGCCATTAGAAGCTTTACTCGGGGGAGAAGATGGGTTGCTTTTCTATCGAAAGACGCTCGAGGTTGCAAGAGATCTTCTCAAAGAGGGAGGCAAAATGATTCTTGAAATAGATGGGAAGATGATGGTGGACTTTTTCTTAGGAGCTTCTGATTTTAAGCTCCTTTCAGTGAGAAAGG